The Vespula pensylvanica isolate Volc-1 chromosome 3, ASM1446617v1, whole genome shotgun sequence nucleotide sequence ttattgataaaataatttttccccttcatatttttaaatatcttcaaaagcaacaaaaaatatttttggtaCGATTCAGTAGAATTATGATTAAAATGAGAACGATTTATCTtaacaaaaatagatatttaaagcGCGATAAGCCATTTTATTCGCcacaaaattaattcttagctcgtattaaatataagttatatttacaattaatacaCAGTGTACTATAAGTTTCACGTTATataacttgttttttttttaacacaagAAAATCGAGTTATGAAGAGTTAAAAATCTGTAACTTctgtacgtacgaacgtacttATATAAATGCCACATATTGCTCTCGATTATCGCAATCTTGCacttatttctattttgaaaCTAATTCCACGAAGGATATTATTCTACTGAACGACAACGAGTTTTAATATCACCGAGGAAAtgatttctaattatatacattttttgtaataagGAGCAGACTCTGTGGGATAGTCTTCGTGAGctcattaaattaaatattcttgtGGCTAGCTAATATTGTTATCGTATAAGATAAACAGGAGAATGACTCTTAACACGGTGGAATTTATCTCCCCGTGACTTGTTTCACTCGTTATTCCAAACATCATCTTGAACTAACCAAACCATCTCACAATATTCGACTCTACCGCCCTttgcataataattttttcaattcacactattattttcaatgtaacAAAGTTATAAActatacaaatatttgtaaaaaaaaaaagaattttctataaaattcaatgaaaaaaataaaacaaatactcataaaattaatccatgaaatttactttttatattttcttgtcaaactaaatacaaatgaaaatctCTAATTCGAAGAATCGAAAGACGTaagaatattacgaaaaaaaatataatatcgcaTCGATGTAACgtttgatcgattaaaaataagaaatcttcTGAGAAATTCACTTATaagtaagaaagatagagaaagagagagagagagagagagagagagagagagagagagagagaaattgtttACGTCTTTCGATCATTGCCCGATTGTAAGTCACGCTGCGTAATAACTTCTACCATAAAAgcatcatttttctctctttctgtctctctcgctctctttctccatttattCAACTCGTCGAAAgcaattttaacaaaaagacTAATCAGCTGTCttcgaataattaacaatgattattatattatctgaCACCGATGTACTCTTATCGCTAAAAGATATCGAATATACAAACGCAATAAAGAtgtaagaatgaaatttcttttttgtgaatATCAACgacatgtgtatatacataaatcaaATATGATGATCACCGGATCGACGATTTTAAACGGAATAGAGAATAAGCCACTATTCTTCATTGAATTTATCGTATCTCTCAAAATGATATCCAACGCCACTCGTGAAATTAATATGACATATTTATACGTGTTCTCTCTCTAATATTACGTAACGTATTACTATTTCGTAGATTACATAGGACACGTATTTGCCGATGTCTATCTCAGTGACtattttgtgaaaaaaattcaaaaggaCAAGACGAGAAAATTGACACTTTTTCAAAAgagatagattatatatacatatttacgtatgcatgtatgtgcgtatatatgcatctatatgtacatgtacatatatatatatatatatatatatatatatatcgttttttttcttcatcagaAGGTTTCTAACCCACGATAAAGATTCTACATACGTATTACCCACGGTTGACACGGAAGAGAGACTACATGTTCTAACACACGCATACCTACGTAtgaatacatacaaacatCTTCACGTACGATATCGATTTGCAAACGTATAGAACTCTGGTAGCGAATGACGTAgttactaaaaaatatatatgtcggAGAATATATAAAGGGTAAGAGATAGAGGggagatatatacacattcacatactcactcactctctcagtctctctctttttctctctctgataCATAAAGAGAGTTGATGGCGTCTTCTATCatgataaaagtaattaattcaaCCATTTCCGATTTGAAATGATCTTACCAATATTTCAACGCtaatacacgcacacgtatatatctcGGTATAAtctctataataatttaaacatttaaataaaggcaaaaaaatctttctcgtGCATGATTCTATATTAAACATGACAATTTTATCACGATTCTCCGTGAAACGAGCTCGGTAAAATTTGATTTCTAGGGCCTCTAGGGGAGCAATACTTTTCACTCGTGCGACTTCTCATGAAAGTGTCGGGTCATCGACTTCGCTTTTCACGCTTTTCAACGTCTCTAGTTCTCTACTTTGACGATGAAAACGTTTCCCGTAGACTTTATGAAGATCGTACGGTGATATTcgtcaaagaagaaagagccTAAAGATTCTAAGAGCTCGAAACTgttagaaaagagaagcaaaagagagggagggagggagagagagaatgtatgtgtgtgtgtgtgtttcgaattaaaaagaaacgattatatACGAGTAGGGGAAAAAcgtggagagaaaaaatataaaaacaaaaaaaaatattcggtCTTCTTCCGgtctttgttctttctcgcGAAGATGGATAAAAATATGGTTCCGTGGTACGGGAAACAGAAATTGGTCTGATAAATGGTTAAAAGGATAATAAGATAACTCTTATGTTAGTGGCATGCACTACCGGTCGTCCGAATGAGTCAGTTAATTTGTGTCTAATGTACTTACTCTTCGCAACTTTGTATTTCGCGCATCGACTTCAatcattttcgatcgaattatattttaattaatatatcaaaataaatgtttaatataaataaaatacaaaaccTATTACAGAATGAAAGAATTCGAAATAAACAGTTTTGTCcaaaacaaaaatgtattcATTCCTTAATTCGAATTTACCGCTCTTTTCATTGCCGGAAAATAGGGTTATTTATAAACGGCGACGTGGAAGAAATTGAAAAGGCGCTAAttcctttttgtttactttttctttctctttttttctctttctttttttaatttacctcGACGTTGAAAATTTCACGTCCCGTTGCTTCGGCAAAACTCgcgaagaaaagggaaaactGGTAGAAAATAAACGCTTCGCTTATTCGCAATAACTTTGATTCTCGATAATAAGaagagatatttttgttttattttcttttttctctctttttatacgaTGCTCGATTTTCTTAGAGTTTTCCCGAACATACGCTTTTAATAATCGTTCCTATCATTACTATAATTATCACTAAGATTAatctcaaaaataatattttataagacaAATGATATCAACATGTATTTAATATGATAAGAATGTTGTTTTTccttgaaattaataaatactattgataaataaaaaatgttgaagataaaagaaattattttctcttctttttttttttatttttctctaatttttcttgTACGATTAGGAGTgatatttcgtataattttgcCTTCCTATCAACCTTGGCTTTGCTCGCTTATCGAATGCATTGCATGCATCCACTTAGGTAGATATAATTTCTTCACAGTCTCTTATAGATACGACAGGTGGTTAGATCTCGCTTGAAGATCGATGTTATtccaagaaataattaaagaaggGAGTTAATATGGATGGATATAATCCCAGTGATTTTTTTCGTCATATCTTTCCgcgaaataaatcatttgacgtaatgtttaattaatttccattAATTGTAGCTTTGGACGTTCGACTCATCTGTTATTGTGATTTTCCGTCGATTAACCAACCTTCAAGAATTTAACCAAGGAGTTTGCCACGTATTTTCGGTATATACCTAATTCTCTTTTCGCACGATTTTTTCTGAAACCAATCTACCGTATAAATTAGTACACTCCGTTACGAGGaggatgatataataaaaacaaataaaagtaaaaaaagagataaaaaaaaatggaaaaaaataaaaaattaaaaaataagaaaaacgaaaaagaaatgaaaaaaaaataggaagaaaaaacattcgAGCTTTTTCTCCTGATATCCTTTGAAATACAGATCGATGCTAATCGTTTTATGTAATTCAATAGTGCAGATACGTGCGCGTATCAATCATTAAAGGATCGTaaaaagcgataaaaaaatatcattaacgatatatgtttaatatatacacatctattATCTACTTCTTAATCAATTTTGATAAGATTCGGAATTCAAATATTGAGGCCATCGGCTCTTGTTGTGGTAACAACTATACCTCGAGTATATTTTTGGTAGACTCGAACTAAATTTACTAACACGATCACTGTCATTCGAACCTTTCTACGCCGCCATTTGGATTTTGACTTTGTCCACGTATAAATCATacaaatagtaataattagtTTCTTTGGAACTTTCATAAATTCTCAATATAACTACATCGttaaaagaatcgaaaattataatgatttatacaGTTCGCAATCTTTTTGAATTACTGTTGAAACTTATCGAACAAAAATGAACTCTTTACGATCATAAGACGAATCTTACCTTGAGTCGAGTTATGCCCGAAACGcgtgatcttttattttacagacTCAACAATGTAAtatcaaaaacaaaagaagcaGAAACAAATGATGGATTGCGTAAAAGTTGCGTCAATTCCATTCATAATAGTTccattatgataaaaataaattataggtTTCACAGGGTATAATTTTTGACTGTATGGAACGCGTCATTcgtttcaaattaattttcgcCAATAGGATCGTCATATTAAAAGAGATTAAGAATGTTCAAGgttaaagagaataaaaagtgaagaaagaaaacttgatACTACATTGgagatctttaaaaaatctgtctctctctctctttctctctctctctctctctctcttttaatgattggaaaaaaaaacgcaaaGCTACCTCGAGAAAACTGCATTGCGGACTACTGCGCCGATTGCATTATGTCATCTCTTCAAGAAATCTCAATTCTCAAAGAATTCAATTTTTTCGCGCCCATGATTACACCAAACGAACTTTGATCTTGATAGCTATCGAATTATAATGAATGTTacgataatacatataaatatattcatacgcTTACCTAATCTCTTTTTATGATCCTAATCATCACGTAATTGAAGATTACATTCGAGAAAATAGGTTAACGTCTTTTATCGAACCACGGGAAAATACTTGAAAAATTGTTACAATTAAAATCTCTGATAATATATGACATTTGATTCGGAAATTATCaacttgataaataatatcagatTCAGTTCTTATTCGTTAttagtataaatgtataatatatattagttatttttttctgatataaaCAATATGTATGCgcatatacaattatatattgatacgtatatatacataaatgtgtATGTTTAAGTAATAAGTAACTTACATAACTTTTTTAGACATTCCTAAGTCGttctaatttgtttttttttttttttcatttttatgtcaacgcaaaattattttacgaaattatGTACACGCTATTCATAatcaatcattattaatagGAAGTCattaaataatctattttcctcggaaaaaagaaaaaaaagacattgaattatttatgatcGTTATTACCAGCAATTCTTTGAAATCTGCTTAggttttctattttataaaaatctaatggCAATAACTATATACATCAAATTGGAATATATTCAACCTCGAACGCGAAAATAACGCCTTATCGGCCATTCTTGTCggatgatatatgtatgtatgtatatatatatatatatatatatatatatatatatatatgatatatatgatatatatatatagtcttcTACGATTAATATGTATCCTAGCGACGTAATCGGATTCGTGATAAGAAAAACCAATGAACGACCGATATTCTTCTCGTTTGCATACATCCGATGAAATCtctaattttaaaattaaggtcgaacaaaaaaatacgattGTACAAgtggagaatgaaaaaaaaaaagaaaaaaagaaagaaaaggaagtcaagaaaaattcttaacaataaataatcttcGTTGGTTGTTCCGAAAGCTTCTTTTAGAAAAACTCGAAGCAATACTTTCGGTAGAGGAATATTCAACAGGATTCCCACATTTGTATTCATCCTACATAGTTTCCACGGGTCGCGATCGATGAGAATAAAAACGCTGCAAGgagctctcttttcttttgcgtGAACGACGATATTATTACGTCTACGATCTCGTGAGTTTTCTACTCTCAACtaatcgtatatttattctaattattaattaatttttaataagaccATAACGAAAAGACTTTTGTTGCACTGATTAAAATAGTAACAGATCGTCGATCAAAAATGTATTGTATAATACAATATCCTATCATAATGATATAAGTAATACGAATAATGATCGCTATAAACTGATacaatataaacaattaaGTGTTACTCGATCGACGTATTCATCTATATTCACGTGACCAATTCACGTGATTTATCGTGCCGATATAACACGCATAATAACTCTGCGACTCCTTGTTCAATgatcaatttttcaatacaAGAAagtcttataaatttttctcagaattttgttttacaaaaatctaaagaatttctttttgtttaaaaaagaatgtaattatctttttatacattttttttaactagatcaaaaaaaaaatgtaaaacaaaagtttaaaaatttaagaaataataattattctaacaattggaaattaatattttttaatgaaacattagaaaaaaacaatgcttcaaatttctttcaaatcaaatataacctttgtttatttttgacTTTTCCAAATATGCGAATAATGACTCTCAAAACTGTTAAATCTGGCCACTCTTGCGATATATATTCTCATTTTTCACATGTTATACACGTAACGAATTCATAAGTCAAATTAATGAAGTCTGATCAGCTGATTTCGTTGCCATAACCGCAATGAACGCTATTGATCCATGGAaagcttctctttctttctctctctacctctctctttcccttctcctttcATCTACTTTAATCGTTCGGCTATTAAAGGCCGAACAAAGATAATGAAAACACAAATCgctataaatttaaaattcaaattgaTAATACTCGatcacaaaaaaataaaacgagaaactaTAAAAATGAGGGAAGTACCCTGACCGAACGAATAATCCGTATTTATTCGAAAGCCTGTTTGTAAAGCTTCATCGATTTTCTATCGAGTTTTCTAAAtgataaaagtttataaaaagagCCTCTCTTATGTACgattttaaaacgattaagaatatttaaaattcacgAATAGAAAGATGATGTTCGTGAGGCtactttttattcaatttttaattcgattgatcgaacgaacgaacaaaaagcGCGCCTCGTGAGATCGGCCGATCTCGTTagttttcgttttctcgttcCGTGTTCCGCGTTCCATCCTGCTGCATTTACTCTGGCACAGAACGCATCATCCATACACGCACCGGCAAGTACTTGTAAACAGAATTAGCAGTAGGCCAATCAGCTGATCGTGTCGACCGCAACGGCCGCTATTGATCCGCGAGAGGCTTCCCTCTTCGTCGAAGGAGAAAAGCTTTCCTTTCTACACGATCCGCATagcttcttccctttcttcctcgaccttctcctcttcttcttgcctctttctcactctctctctctctctctctctctctgcctcccCTTTTGTCGACAAAAAGCGTCGCTACGACGCGTGTATCTATGTGAAACcatagggagaaaaaaaaataaaaagagcaagaaaaaacAAGTGCTCTTATTATCCGAATATCCAAATACTCAAATTACtcaatacaaaatatttaaataaccgGTTTCGAATCTTTTATCGTACTGACTCAAATATGAAGATCTCTTTATTCGAATTCTGATTATATCcttaacatataaaaatgtctAGGATAcgttatttgtttatatcatattattatatcatatcttttttaaatgaaacagATTACGTCTTGAATAagattgtttttaaaaaattatcgtaaatatCTTTACGACGAACTCGCAGGAAAATAGCGCCCCTGATAACATTGGCCTGGCAGGTGAAAAAGAGCTCTTGACAATTAAATGCTTTATGACAATACGTCATTGCGTAAAGTATTAGAAGAAACACGGCATTGTTAATTATgaagaatgaataatttagCCAAAGGTTGCGGTAAAtagattctaaaaatatacatcGTAAGATGATATTAATAACTCTCTCATCAATAGATGTCATAAAACATCTGGCTCCCTGATGTTGGTCGGTCATTAAGAGAATGCTTAATTCTTATCATCAATAATCGTTAATCGTCGATCTtgtgagaaacaaaaaacgatAAACATGTTTATCtgtttcatcttctttcccataaatgcatatatatctgcataaatatataacaatcaCACACAAAATTTCTGCTTCGAATGTGTAATCTGTTTGTCCTTTATACcactcacacatacacatacacacgtgtcCTTGGCCCTTACGGATACTCAATTGCAAGTCTGGGTATTCGGGTACGAATGTCGGATCATTTTGACCCACTTCTTACCCGTTACAATAATTTGTACTGTTGTAGATATCTTTTCCGAAGTATTCTCTCAATCCTCGCTACAACCAAGTCCGATGCATCCATTGTTTAtgtcaaagaaataataatatatctattacgataaaacgatCATTGCAACAGTTGGATTAGAATGGCCCGGCATTCTTTGAGCGAGAGTTAAACAAATATCCGgatattcaaatattcaaGCAATAGAGACCTACTCTCGAGCaagcattttctctctctctctctctctctctctctctctctctctctctctctccctctccatcCAACGACAAGTATTTTTAACCTCTACATTTCCGCAGAGTGCATACACCCGATACAAATGATGTATGTAAATACACGTGCACACAATCACAACATGCACTTATGCTACTCACttacgctatatatatatacatatgcacgaCACATACAACTTTTACTTACCCAAGGTCGTCTTTGGTGCTCCAAAGCGAATGCTAAAAAACTGCGACACACTGCATCGTACACGGGCGCGGGAACGAGGAGTTATGAACAgtggaaaaaaaacgaagaaatacaAAGGAGACACAAGCGAAAGAAGGCGACGACACCCGAAAATGAACGACGAACAAGAGGGTGAACTACGGACACCGATAAACAAAGGGTATGTTTTCGAGAAACGTAGCGACtggtcctttcttttttctctctttctctatctgtctatctctctctctctctccctctctctccctatctatatatcttacTGTCTTCAATagaccaacgaacgaacggacggaaATAGACGAAGATGAACGAGCGGAAAAACGAAGACGTTTCTGAGAGACAAGAGATTGGAATGAACGAGAGGgttaaagagagggaggaaaataACGTTTAAGAATACCGAAAgcgaagggagagaaaacgtGAGACGAGACGAAAGGCGTCGAGGCCACACCGAACGCGACGCTGATATGCGTTTTCTTCGCCGTTGCTCCCGTCTTCCCCTTCTCGCacgttctccctctcttcttctatctccttctattactctctcctctttctcactctctctctctctctctctctcttttaatcattctctctcactccttcCATCTACgtactctatctcttttctctacgCTCTCGCTTTCCCCACTCTCACTGAACGAGGGTGAGTTCGCTTTCACAGGCGCATGCGCATCAAGCCAACCCTTCTTTTAACTAAAATGCTATGATTAGTCGACTCGCAAAGCATAAGAACGATATGATTAACGCTCATAAACTTACTCTATCGTTTTGTatctttatcgaatattttttattctcctttaaAAAAACGTCAATTCCtccgactttttttttcttcgaagctgtagagaaaaataattggaaGCATTTGATGCTGATTCCtgatttcatttaaattgaCATCACGTGGTATTTTCATTCCGAAGCGGGAAACTACCCAGTTTTATAACATGCGATTACTTTTTCATGACtttaattaacgagaaaatgTTTCATAGCATTTAATCATAGCTTGTAActgataatattatagaacGTTATCGATCGAGTAAAACCTAGGATTCTAGTAAAGATAACGATTTCAAACAGAAGTAAAATTAcctcttttactttattcgaCAGCACGAGTATCTTCTGTTATCAActcttcgatatattatttattctttttcttttttttttttttttttttttcttacagcCAATCGTgaggaaaaaataagattgaaAAATGTGTAGtaacctcttttttttaatccgtcCGATTACTAATATTTCGAATAGATAATTGTATCACTAAtgttatcgaataaattttacttttatcaaatatatgagaaatgatttaaataaaattaaaaattatcctATGTAACTAATCGATGCTTCCtcgttcttatatatttatgccaTCAATGATGCCATCTTGAAGACACGTCGATATGGCAGGGATTACCGACTCGTCAGAAACGCTACTTCAGTGGCGTCATCTCTaagtttacaaatttattgtGTAAATTAAACGCGCTAAAGAGTTATCGATGGTGTGgttaaaatgtagaaaaaacataatttatacCTTGTTGTAAAGTACATTTATAATGTCAGACGAGTCCGAATACGACGCAGAGCCTGAAGAATTTGatgtttataaaagaaaatatcaactGTTACTGGATAGGTGTGAGATCTTGCAACAGGTTAATATGTTGTTATAATGTGCTGTGTTTTTGTTGTGTTTACATGAAATAACTtcaattcattatatattttgtaaattctaGGAAAATGAGAGATTAGTCTTTCGTATTCAAAGAATAAGGAAACTGCTTAAACggacgagaaaggaaaaaaagttagTGTTATAGGTTAAGCTGTATGGTTATACAGTCCTTAgttttctttgtaaaagatagtatgtgtttatatatatatgttttacacTATACAgatttttaattgatcgaCTGGATCAACATGGAGATCGTTGGCGTGAAGCTCCTATGGGTGTTCTAGAGGAAAACAGTGTATTCCAAGCAACTTTGAAACAAGAGAAAGGATCAAAAGCTACACCAAATAATTCTAAGGAAGATAAACCAAAAAAAGGAACCAAAAGAAAAGGTGCAAAAGCAGATCCTAATGCACCTAAACGACCCGCAAAtcctttctttcaattttgtcAAGAACAAAGGCCTCGTGTAATGGAAAGGCTGGCTGGTGAACCAGAACCAAGCAAACAAGAATTAACTAGACAATTAGCAACTACATGGAAGTCGCTTAGCTCTGAAGATAAAAAggtattcttattttcttttcattccctttttctttataatttttatgatgttattatattattatttttctaggTATATTACGACATGTATGAGCGCTCCAAGGAAAAGTATGTTGCAGAAATgcaaatttacaataaaaaaacagaagatgCACCAAGTCAAATGTCTTTAAATACAACGTAGTGTttactttaataaatttccactgtatatatattatctgtaATTGTGCGTTTGTATCTATGACTATATGTAATTGTACAGcatattcgaatataatattatgtataaaaacaCAAACCCGTTTTCTGCCCTTTTTTTTAGGAAGTAGTAATCCACATATATAAAcctatgaaaaattattgaaaacaagaaaacaatattttaggAAGCATATTATGCCTTAAAATTGTCCTTCTTCCTTCGCAGATATGCCATTGTTTTTATAGGATCATTTTCTTTAGCATGTTCCATCACAGATTGTTCATGCACACGCATAAATGGATTTGTTagtttctcattttctattgTGCTAGGTATAGTTGGGCAATTCTTCTCACGCTGTAAATGAGCCCATTCCATCTTTTGACGAATAGCTTCATTGTTTGGTTCAACGAGGATACCAAATTTCAAATTAGTACCAGTATATTCATGTCCACAATATACTTtctataacatacatatatatatatccattatcattgtattatattttatattttacttaatgAGATAATAATAGTCATCTTACCGTTTCATCTGGTAATTTACCCAGAATGTCAATAAGTGCTTTATACATCTGATCAGCAGTTCCTTCAAAAAATCTACCACAACCACCCACGAATAATGTATCACCTAATCATAAATTTTGTCAtcagtatatttatatgaaactaCATACATtctatctaaaatattttaccaGTGAACACTGCTGGAGTATCTCCCTCTCCTGTTATGTAATAACAAATATGTCCAGTTGTGTGACATGGTGTTGCAAGACAACGAACATTTAAATTTCCaatattaaaag carries:
- the LOC122627605 gene encoding high mobility group B protein 6; this encodes MSDESEYDAEPEEFDVYKRKYQLLLDRCEILQQENERLVFRIQRIRKLLKRTRKEKKFLIDRLDQHGDRWREAPMGVLEENSVFQATLKQEKGSKATPNNSKEDKPKKGTKRKGAKADPNAPKRPANPFFQFCQEQRPRVMERLAGEPEPSKQELTRQLATTWKSLSSEDKKVYYDMYERSKEKYVAEMQIYNKKTEDAPSQMSLNTT
- the LOC122627599 gene encoding hydroxyacylglutathione hydrolase, mitochondrial-like isoform X2, which codes for MLFNAALRACPTWLENQLVSVYFRARSITTNGFHGLHSTAVLIEQPDMKVQILPALQDNYMYLIIDEKSKDAAIVDPVDPDLVASAVKDNNVNLKKILTTHHHWDHAGGNEKMVKKFENLQVYGGDDRVGALNCKVQHNDTFNIGNLNVRCLATPCHTTGHICYYITGEGDTPAVFTGDTLFVGGCGRFFEGTADQMYKALIDILGKLPDETKVYCGHEYTGTNLKFGILVEPNNEAIRQKMEWAHLQREKNCPTIPSTIENEKLTNPFMRVHEQSVMEHAKENDPIKTMAYLRRKKDNFKA
- the LOC122627599 gene encoding hydroxyacylglutathione hydrolase, mitochondrial-like isoform X3, whose translation is MLHVMCNKFGVLKNIIVMLARSITTNGFHGLHSTAVLIEQPDMKVQILPALQDNYMYLIIDEKSKDAAIVDPVDPDLVASAVKDNNVNLKKILTTHHHWDHAGGNEKMVKKFENLQVYGGDDRVGALNCKVQHNDTFNIGNLNVRCLATPCHTTGHICYYITGEGDTPAVFTGDTLFVGGCGRFFEGTADQMYKALIDILGKLPDETKVYCGHEYTGTNLKFGILVEPNNEAIRQKMEWAHLQREKNCPTIPSTIENEKLTNPFMRVHEQSVMEHAKENDPIKTMAYLRRKKDNFKA